A window of Gambusia affinis linkage group LG03, SWU_Gaff_1.0, whole genome shotgun sequence contains these coding sequences:
- the lsm1 gene encoding U6 snRNA-associated Sm-like protein LSm1, whose protein sequence is MNYVPGTASLIDDIDKKHLVLLRDGRTLIGYLRSIDQFANLVFHQTVERIHVGKKFGDIPRGIFIVRGENVVLLGEMDVDKPCDTILQQVSIEEILEEQRLQQQAKQETEKVKMQVLKDRGLSIPKADNLDEY, encoded by the exons ATGAACTATGTACCAGGGACGGCAAGCCTCATTGACGACATCGACA AAAAGCACCTGGTGTTGCTCCGAGATGGCAGAACTCTGATTGGTTACCTCAGGAGCATCGACCAGTTTG CCAATTTAGTGTTTCACCAGACGGTGGAGCGCATCCACGTGGGGAAAAAGTTTGGAGACATCCCGAGAGGAATTTTCATCGTGAGAGGGGAAAATGTAGTTCTGCTTGGAGAGATG gacgTGGATAAGCCCTGCGACACCATCCTGCAGCAGGTTTCCATCGAAGAGATCCTAGAGgagcagcggctgcagcagcaagCCAAGCAGGAGACGGAGAAAGTCAAGATGCAGGTCCTGAAGGATCGAGGCCTCTCCATTCCCAAAGCGGATAACTTGGACGAATATTAA